Within Vicia villosa cultivar HV-30 ecotype Madison, WI linkage group LG1, Vvil1.0, whole genome shotgun sequence, the genomic segment ATTGATAGTGCAAGGAATTACCACTACTctagggtctttcttcttgattgggatcctcctttctggtgagactctaccacactttcCGGTTACCACTTCAGGCTCCACTCCTACTGGTCTCTTTTAAGAAATCActtctttcatgaatttcttgtacaaaggtatattctccagtgcttcaaagaagggtaagttaatatctaactttttgaacattgcagtaaacttctcaaaatccttcactttcgaatccttcttggctactctagaggggaatggtaatttaaTCACCGGTTTAgcctcatttttatttttctcttcaagtggcttaCCCGATAGTGTCATTACTTCAggttctttcacattctctcttatttcaagatctacctctattaccaagttgtcatctatttcctttttttcttcagaCTTTGGTATTTTATGACTTCTTGTTATGACAGCATTGATATTCTCTTGGTTTTTAGGATTATTCACAGTTGAGCTCGAAAGGGTACCTTGtgtctgtagagtgagatgttgtgctatctaacccacttgaacttcccgatttttgattgaagttgtggtgttcctatggttgtttctcgtctcttcttgaaactgagaacatTGTTCGGccagtctctcaatagctacttcccattctgccttctgaGGCACTTGTTGTTGCTGATCTTTCCAagagaagtttggatgattcttccaccccggattataggtgttagaataagaaTTGTTTTGCATCAAGAACTTAATCTCTTCAATTTGTTAAGGAGTTACAAAAtaatacacagtttggtgagggccgtTACAAATCTCAGAGCTGACAGtttgagccggttgaacttgagccacagttTGAGTCTTAACAATCATCTTCTTGAGTCTTCTCtcgacttcagctgcaatttggtccTCCATTTTAACAACCTGATCTGCAAGCTTTAAATCAATCTTACCTTCTGTTTGATTCACTGTGCGATCATACAACTCAACATGCTCATTAACGGCAATTGCTTCTATGatcctcttgataccagtggctgttgagaaatttgttgagccaccgACCGACAGCAGTGTCTATAAGATGTTTTGTCTTGACTCGTAGACCattcacaaaagtttgcatttgctcggttgcatCCATGTTaggagtaggacatgcaaccaaacacctcttaaaactcttatatgcatctccaagtgattccccttctttctgtttgaaattgacaatgtCATATCGTTTTCGAATGAAaactgaagcagggaaatacacattaaggaaagcattttccatctcttgccactTTGTGATACTCCccgctggaagtgagtaaaaccactctttcGCATCCTCGGATAAAGTGAATGGaaacatcacaagtctcttggcttcttcagaatggccttctattTTTAACGATGTTGTggtggtgaggaatctctgtcGATGCTTATTCGCATCTTCGTTGATTCTTCCTGAAAAGGGTTTGCTCTCCAACTGGCGAATAATAGAGGGATGTAattggaagtgtgccacattgaccAGTTGATTTACTATTGTCATTCTGCCAAGTGATGCGTTAGCTCTTTCGTAATCACCTAAACGTCTTTCTGCGGGAGGTAGATCCTCTGCCATAGTTTCAGATTCTAACTCTGACTGCTCGGATTGGTTGGATAGTGTTTCTTCGTTTTCCGGTTCTGAAACTATGGTTTATTCTTATTTTGATGCCAATCTCTTTTGCCTAGATTCTCAAAGTCTTGCTCGGAATGATCTTTCTGGTTGTCAAgcgaaaccaaactgatgtcgagctaatatgggattataagttattcctcATCGGGTACTAAGAAGAGGTATATTTGGgaaatctccacaactatcaaacaaatgggttccttcaaactctttttggtTCCAAATGATATCATCGTATGAAAGTCTCATGATTCTTTGAACCCAAGTcccaccttcttcattctttatcaCGAAAcggggtaagtgcgaaataaaccacttatgtagAAGAGGTGCACATCCAAGAACGAAACCTTTTCCTTTAGATGATCGATGATGGATGGAATGCAACAAGTCACCCAATAAGGTAGGAACGAGATTATTGCTGATGAAGATCTTAGTGGCAATCACATCCACAATTTTGTCGTAACGAGGAAACACGACTTGCCCATAGATCAGGAGAGCGAGGACTTTTTCAAGAGCATCCATACTTGCAGCATTAATCAAGATTTTAGCTTGACTATACAAGAACTCGATAGGCAAACTAGTGTAGTCTCCTTTATTCACCCAAAACTTCTTTATTTTAGATCGAGGCaaatgcaatgcagcagcaacgTCTTCTAACTTAGGAATCTCTTCTTCGCCAGTGTAGGGCATCTGATCAAGCACATGTAATCCTAGTATGGAGGAAAATTCCTCTAATGTGGGAACCAACTGAAAGTCCCTATAAGTAAAGAAATGaagaagaggatcataaaaccGGATCATTGTGTTGAGGAGCGTTTCGTCCACTTTGGTCCGTACCAGGCTGATTAATCTGTTAAGAGACTCGGGAAGCACAAAAGCACCAGAAACATTATCATAAATAATCTTCAGAGATGTAGGTACTCCCTTGAAGCTGAGGCAGAAAGGTTTATGAACTTTGATtcccatgacctacaaaacaaattatggttaacaatccTTTAACTCCTTGGAATGAGTTAGTcatgatatgtatgaatgatgcatggatgcatgagtcACAAACACAGATAAGTCTACgcaaatcacacaatttccttaggcttggcttgcatggagttttgaccaggtgagatacccttcccaaaggtacttatatggataaagagatttcagcaacgggttctaccagtgaccctgaattgtcagccccctctaaagcaccctcgaacgtgatacatgcataccacgcaatgatactttatgaagaaacctatctgagctgtagtatcgggtcgcgaccataacttggcatgcaccaagaatagacctcccactacgttcctaaaagttaagattggttaaaggtgactaaaggtccctgagctccaacgcacccaaagatacatgcataaacctctctcatgcaaaagaggtacacaataaccagtggaggcctaactcaagcgcgaacttcattttgaccaatcccaaccatgcacaagggaggtctccatgactatgccgctcctatcttaagtgttcttgaatccgggagtaggattcgtccttcatttttcccaaaacagccctgaaaaataaagcaagcaaagcaaataatagaaaacatttaagtgaatcctaaacttttaaggtaacccctcttttataagaaaattctccccagcagagtcgccagttctgtaatacggtgaactgactttatcgaaatgtcgcggtaagcaagagtcgtcaccgacctttattttatccaattaggaaaggctaaaagaacagaaaaagaccttttaaagagattgagttcggggggtaagttatacaaagggaaggtgtaaagcaccatTTGCAtctatggttttccatgggctcttaattgcttagctcacttgttcgtttgaattgtttgaaagaagtgtagtgtgtttagaaaagattttgagtaagaaaagatttaagccagagcaaggaaattaggggcaattacctggttagatgagaaatgttctttttagcctttcagggctatccctaccataagagggtaaggaagtcctttgatttggaggttaaaggatcgtcgaattatcgttcgccacaagactgtccctagccatagaGTGGCAGGTATTCTAAGGGAAGGATTAGAATAGCCatttttcgtttaggcaaccagaggatacctcagcacttcgtaggcaactttgagggacgagatcatattagcgaatcgaaggaaGCATCATTAGGAACTTATGATCTTTGAATGAatcgagggcaacattgctgaggtatcctcgtatccgagggacttggctattctgcactgaaaaacataaggcaacaggcaacaggcaacaagaggggtaccataaaaggtgtgtgggtgcaacaatcacgtgattagattcagaataaattatcttgtaatttaaatgattctaatttaatttgaggttaacactccctaaaattactaaccacgcagtaatataatgcagttttaagtgccttcaaggccagacaatacaacctcgaagcagttacataataaattATGGGGAAGGGGGAAAAGGAATAATAGAACTAACAGTGCAACAGgtctgacacaagtaataatttaaaagaaagaaaaataaattagattaggttttagggttaccgactagtcgagctttgacggttggcttaccctgaaaatttggaaaaggaaaaacaaatacaaaggggtgagtgtatggccagttcattgatcagaaaggcaaaaataaataattgaaattaaaaggcaaaaataattaTAGATatttaaaaggcaaaaataaatgtaaaaagaaatagaatcggggacttagctttgatctgatatggttcgtagtcggaggaaaccctAGTGCTAACCCTGAAGCTAcacaaagaaaaagagaaaaatttcAGTGTAGGAGCGATCTTCGTAAATCCTGATCAGGGTAcgaattaattatgattaatagaacaaataaaatcaaatttaattaattattggtttctcaacctaattaattaattcggtGAAAAAAcaagtttcgattaaatatctaaacctaatatattttttttatcatttaataagATAATTACAATTAATTAAACATAATGATTTAAATAGATTAAcctaatttaaaacaattaaaacaaattatttaataataattaaaataagataaatatttttattgtacttaaaaaaagagagagagaaattaaaaagaatttATTTTCTAAAGGGTTTTAACAAATAACAATATGTAATAAAACAAATTATGTaataaaagaaaagagagaaaataaaattaaaaaaaaaaagaaaataaaagaaaaaggagacTTAGCTGGATCTGGTGTGGTGGATTGTTGAGGGTCCATGACGTTCTTGCATCCTGAGGCGCGTTGGATGAATCTGGAAATTGATCTGACCACCAGATGCTGAGGGTGCATGATACGTGCACGGTCTCGCGTATACCGGATCTATCTGCAAGTCATAACACATAAATAACCAAAATATAGCGTGGAGGGTGGGGTTCGAACCCGGGCCCTCACGCTGAACACCATAGTGACTTTGCCAGCGGAGCTACATGTTTTCGCTGTTAAACGAATGCAGAGAAAgcgtaatataataatataacataTAAGAACAATTTGAAAACGGATTTTGCGCCTGGGAGGTCATCTTCTACCTTGCGATTTACAGAGATATGGCAACGGTTTTTCCGTGTGGCCGTATACCTCCCATCTCAAAACCTGCATATGaacatcaaacaacaccaaaCAATAGCATATATCAACTGTATACAATCTCACGATCACGTGGAACTCTAATTCCCCGAAACCACGAAGatgaaccctagccatggcacaTCTTGATTTCTGTACAAAATCTAGCAATTAACGATTAAAACAGTTCGCAAACACGGTTATAAACACATATATGCCATCAAATTATGTTTATGATGAATGAATTCGCAGAATTAAGTTTTGAAAGAAATTGGGCAAACTGTGAGTTACTGAGAAAGATTCTTAACGCCTAGAAAGTTTGCGATGATTGGAAAAGATTCACGAGTGACCCaagaatgttgtttgattttcCAAACCTCTTAAACTACCCTGCAACTTGGAAATCGTTTTGATCTTTCTCTTGAATTTTTTGAGTTTGTTAAGGGTTATGAAGCTgcaaattttttgtcaaaatcctctCCCTCTTGATCTCAATGGCAGACCCATATATATGAGAGggatttaggttaacaaaatagcTTCAAATCTTTGCAATTTAGGAGATTAATATTTGATTGAATCATAGTTTGTACATGTTTCCAAATTTGTAAAAATCTCAATATTTTCTCAACAATATCCATGTGCACGAAATTTGTATCATATATGGTGTGAtttgatgattggaatgattggtaattaaaattaaattaaatctctccataatttctttaaatctttgattttcatcaatttttaatgattaaaattcactaaaaaatcaaataataatcaaaatttcGTGGCCTAGAGAttggagcttctagatgacttgtatagcaagattggatcataaaatattgggcttgtttgcaagaaaattcattttgaagctcttttgttcacatttttctctttgaaattgcccaactttgacaaggcatatttccctcaatttttaagatatggaggatttctaggactttttggaaacctcaagatgttccctacaagccactttggaagctttttttcgtttgaagaacttatcttgatgatattggctttgacaaaaaactacttttggttgactttaaaAAAGAACTTATAATGTCTTaagtcatatctcttaaatgaagcatttttagacttggcatgtgagagacaaagttatatagaattcaatttccttcaaaatgagatttggatgggagaatctatgatgttccatgtgggagttatggctgatcaaagttcagttgactttttcctatgaaaaccctaatttagaaacttttgtaattgttgatttctgatctttccttgatgaaccatgatcaatccttgatcaaatggtgaatgatgttTCAAAatgaggttgttgacaaaaaaaatcaagagttttgactgtactttgaccacagttgacttttaggtcaagctAGTTGATTGTTGACTTTCTAAGCaactgagtgaccaatcctttgaattgaggcctgaattttgtcatggagatagtttgaaatatcataagccatatgaaatgcattggagcatttggttcattgattttcttcaggaaaCCACAAACCCTAGCTtcttgagccttgtttaggagggatgtctttgagccatgtgccttgatttgattttgaaggagagaaatagtatgggaaaattttggggtatgacaaggatACATAAATGAAGCTATCTACAACCTTCAAATGTTAACCTACAACAAGATGTGTGTCATGGACTCATATATGATCAACCGATTTAACAATATTCAACTCCAAATAAATATGCTTCAAAGCCAACATGAAGAGGAATAAGAGGAGGAAAAGGAAGAAAACATGGATGAGCAAGAATAGTCATTTAGTCTCATTATCATTTTGTTTAAGTTTCATTATATTTCTATGTTTAAGTTTCATGCTATTTTCTTCTATGTTGTGTGTTTAATTTGTATGTTCTAAAAATAATGTTTGCATTACGTTATTATGTTTGCATTAAATATTTCTATGTTCAAGTGTCATGCTATTtactataatttttattattctttcattcctttttgttaatgacaaagggggagaaagatctcAAAACCATATGTAGCTCAagaataattaattatcaaattCAAGAAATACTCTTACATAAAGGGGGAGTATCGGTGTTAGGGGGAGCAAAAGGCAATCATAAGGCAAAAGCAACATTACACGAAATTTTCATCTAAGATTGGTTTGTCATcaccaaaaagggggagaatgtgaagacaaGCTTCTTCAAGAGTTTTTTATGAAGACAAAACATCACCATGGCTTTTGGAAAAGGACTTGGATCAAgactcttctcaatatacaagttTAATCATCAAAATATCTTGATCAAATGTATGGTAAATAAGTTAAAGAAAAACTCACTTAGGTCTAATTGTGTAATCAATGGAAAATCCACTCATATCATACATTACCTTTAAAAAGTTTTTGATTAAAACACATTTGagcataatttttttttcaaaatggtttttggctTTTTTGATGAAGTAATCAGTTACTGCCTATATGGTAACTAGTTACAGAAACTAAGAAAAGTATTCCCAatggtttttgtatgggtaaccgattaccctgtctcagtaatcggttactgagttaaaattttcaaaaattgtgaaTGTTGGgagtgggtaatcgattaccctgctcttggtaaccgattaccactgaaaCATTGCATCTTTTCATTGTTTCTTCAGCCATACGAAATTGAAATTAAGTCATGTGTTTGCACCCTTTTGAGAATGTTTTTGCAGCCTTTTGGAAGGGTGTTTAACATTATATAAAGGCTTCTTGATTCTTTTtgaaaacacacaccaaccatcaatttttcataatcattttgtcgTGTTCTTGCTTTCAAATATTCATTGTGTTCAAACTTCTCTTTTGAGAAAGAAAATTTTTAGCATACACTTtcatatacttagaaaattttcttcatcatttccattaagtacataagaacctattgtgagaaaactttacttattaccaaaaatattcaaccacttgtaattctttatgtttgtattgattatatattattgttccaagtgtggatataagattgtaaggttgtaaccttgttgtccatagttttaGAAATAAGAgatatccttagggagggtgttctcttaaggacttgtTGAAATCCAAGAAAGGTGTTATTGGTTGTTGTGTCTTTAGAAGGGCTAGGAAGAGTCTTGTAAGAGTCATAAcattatagtgaaatctcttgcTAATTggcaaggggactggagtactctcgacctgtgaggggaaccagtatacattgTGTGTTCATTAACTTTCCGCTTTTATTGCTTTCATCACACTCAACAAGATCGTAAAAGAATAAAAGACAAAAATCTACCATCACCTAATTcacccctcttaggcgcacaaaTTAACTTACATAGGCAACAAGGAAAATCGTggccaaaagtaaataaaatagttATCTACAATATTAGGCAACGGTTCTCAAGCGTGGGATATACATTTTTTCATAAGTTGCAAAAATCATGTCTATTTGAATAGGCCACGGTTTTATTTAGTTTAGGATTGGGTTTTTCATTGTTGCATAAGTTATTTGAGAAAAATTACATATTGGAAAACTTGATTGCAAGTTATCTGGTGAATAAAAATTACATACCGAAAAACTTgattgcaagttatccggtgaagaaagaTTACAAACCGGAAAACTTTATTGCAAGATgtccggtgaagaaaaattacaaatcgAAAAACTTGATTGCAAATTATCCGATGCACTTTGATAGGGGTGTGAgatgataaatattaaataataaaattattttataaattaaaaggatagaattgaaatattttaaaaattgtaggGATAGAGAGAGAATGATAGGAGTACGAGGTATATTTTTCtcctatttaaatatttataaattatatttataaattgtaGCTACAATATTCCTATTTAAATATTTCATGAAAAaattatccaaaaaaaatttatgaagttaataaaagaaatttaaaacttGTATTGCTACGGGGCGTTTGATGATTCAAACTCCAAACTCTCACTTTCACCTATATGATCGTGTCAAATTTGGCTTCCTATAGTATTCTCCATGGTGTTTACTTTgtcgtcatatatatatatatatatatatatatatatatatatatatatatatatatatatatatatatatatatatatatatatatatatatatatatatatatatatatatatatatatatatatatatatatatatgagaaaaagGTTCATACACTGACAgtctaaaattattttacactgtcaaccaatcacaaccttgtatcagaataaaacacactttaaattaaaaacttttttatTACAAAGACACTTTAttagttttctattggatgacagtgtaaaataattttacactgtcagtgtatataaattaaacttttatatatatatatatatatatatatatatatatatatatatatatatatatatatatatatatatatatatatatatatagtttaatttatatgcactgacagtgtaaaatcatTTTACACTGTTATCCAATAAAAAACTAACGAAGTGCCTTGTCATTAAAagaatttttaatataaagtGTGGTTTATTTTGATACaagattgtgattggttgacagtgtaaaataattttacattctcAGTGTATGAacctttttcatatatatatatatatatatatatatatatatatatatatatatatatatatatatatatatatatatatatatatatatatatatatatagtaaacaTTCCATGAAAGTTCCAGTATACATGTCTTCCTTGTTGTATATATATGGACTAACTCCTTTAATATTTTCTAAGTATCTACTATCTACTcaatattataaaattgaccaAACTCCCTAATTTAACCTTCTGCCACAAAAACTTTACCCTTACAAAAGGTTACTTTAGTAATTAACAAATTGAATATTTTCAATTGCCATGTGTTGTTTGCTCATTCCACAGCTTATGCAAATTTGTACTTGCTTTCACATTTCCTTCCAACACAACACTACTTTCCCTATCATTCTCACTCATCATTTTCACTTTCCTCACTCTTAGTTGCAGAGTTTTCGTTCCCTTTCTTCCTCCATTGCTCTCAAATCAAAGTTTCGGAACCCTCCttatttcctctcaagcgccggTAACGAAACCACAATCAGGTATGCTTCCCGCACGTTTTCAATCCGCCTCCTGCCATCACGTTGTATTTCTCTTCatttgagttttttttgtttaacaaATATATGCAAAAGCATGAACGCCTATGCTTCTCGTGGCTCTGGGGTTCGTTTTAATCTGTTGCTTCTTTATAAATATCACACTTTCCTGCTTTACATGTTAATCGGTTTTGAAATGCTTTGAAAACTTTCCTTTAGTAATACCTGGTGACACTGTCCATTACAGAGTTTGTGTTATTTGTTTCATTTGCCAAACCCCTCAAAATGTTTTTTTGTCCAAAAAATACTAGGGAGTTTTGGTTTTTTTACACCTGCCTTTACTATACTTTTTCATtcataatgtttttattttttcccTGATTAGTTATGCTTGCCATCTACCCCAGGAACAATGTCAAGGGCTCTCATTCTCATAAACGATTTGGTCAAGGGGAACCAAGTCTGGAAAATGCTGATTAGGGTCAGGGACGGATCCAGAAAATTTCGATAAGAGGGGTCAAATTTATTTATCGTTATATTGGCTTTATACttgaaagttaattttctttatcATTTTCAACACTATCTTATATAATACTTTGATTGAtaaaattaggggtggcaaatggGCATGTCCGCCCGTTTTGATCTGTCTCGAAAAAAAACGGAAAAAAACGAGGCGAGACGGAGCGGACGTAGATGGGGATGCAGGCCTAAAATCTAGGTTCATCCTGCAAAAAAGTGAAGGTGGGGCGAGGAAAGCCCGCGGGCACTAcaccttttaagcctaaaaaaaaaaatgtaaatgacCATGCCCGCAAAAGCTGGCAGAGAAAATGGAATGGAGCGAGACGGACACATTAGAGGGTGAATGCCTAAATCCTTAGTCCGTCCTGCACTAAAGTACGGGCAAAACAGACATGTCCAACGggtcgggcccgttttgccacccctaaataaaatcaagtcaaagcaataaaattttctttataaaatgaaaaaaaaaactcttgcTATATACTAATAAAAAAGTTATTACTTATCTTTGTGAAAATGTTATTTAGATTTTGAAATtgtctttaattttaattcatcGGATAAATCATCTCAACTTAAAAGTATCTCAACTTAAAATTGATACAAATTCAAAATTGTTTCAACTTTATCCAACATATATAagtaacatcaacaacaacaataataataataataataataataataataataataataataataataataataataataataataataataataataataataaattataatcaaATTTCTAAATTTTCATTTAAAGAATTTGTAAAGAATCCAGTCTAATactaatcaaaaaaaaaaaaaatcaacctaATACGAAGGGAAATAAATAGATAGTCTAAAAGTATTCATGTTTTTTCTTTTACTTAAATGATAATTGTATACCAACTAATGTGCAGTGCAGAATTTgtctaaaacaaaataaaaattctaaaacaaaatagTTGATAAAAATACAGATTGACGATGAATTGATGTCATTTGTGATGTGGGGGCATCACTCTATTTTGAGTGGGGTCAAAATATAAAGTTTTCAACtatttatcaaaattaaaattcaGTATGTGGGGTCAATTGCCCCCAATTTAGAGTATCTAGATCCGTCCCTGATTAGGGTTGTTGATCTTTGGGTTGTTTATGAGAAAAATGGCCAACAACACCTTGAAATGGTCATTCAAGATGTAAAGGTATCATTTTTCCTGAGATTCTAAGCATGGTTTGTTTGTGCTTTTATAAGTTTTCACTCTTTTGTTTCTGTCAGAACATTCTACAATTTTTTTGTTCGGT encodes:
- the LOC131598117 gene encoding uncharacterized protein LOC131598117, translated to MGIKVHKPFCLSFKGVPTSLKIIYDNVSGAFVLPESLNRLISLVRTKVDETLLNTMIRFYDPLLHFFTYRDFQLVPTLEEFSSILGLHVLDQMPYTGEEEIPKLEDVAAALHLPRSKIKKFWVNKGDYTSLPIEFLYSQAKILINAASMDALEKVLALLIYGQVVFPRYDKIVDVIATKIFISNNLVPTLLGDLLHSIHHRSSKGKGFVLGCAPLLHKWFISHLPRFVIKNEEGGTWVQRIMRLSYDDIIWNQKEFEGTHLFDSCGDFPNIPLLSTR